In Micromonospora purpureochromogenes, a single window of DNA contains:
- a CDS encoding maleylpyruvate isomerase N-terminal domain-containing protein, which translates to MTSIAQHEALAQAYEGITAVVAGRNDADLQRPTRCRGWLVADLLFHVLCDAQRALVALASPADGPPDVDDVSYWRTFPPGGDGDDAARHAWWVRRSAAAFDRPGGVLRLWSDTAPAAVRAATAADPAGCFSTQGHVLRVPDFLATLTTEAVIHHLDLVLDLPDAPSPGPLACRVAVTTVDGLLSDDAVRPSDWDDAEYLLKAAGREPLTDRDRAALGEAAGWFPLLG; encoded by the coding sequence ATGACGTCGATCGCGCAGCACGAGGCGCTCGCTCAGGCGTACGAGGGGATCACCGCCGTGGTCGCCGGGCGGAACGACGCCGACCTGCAACGACCCACCCGCTGCCGGGGCTGGCTCGTCGCCGACCTGCTCTTCCACGTGCTCTGCGACGCCCAGCGCGCCCTGGTCGCCCTGGCCAGCCCCGCCGACGGGCCGCCCGACGTGGACGACGTCAGCTACTGGCGCACCTTCCCGCCCGGCGGGGACGGCGACGACGCCGCCCGGCACGCCTGGTGGGTCCGCCGTTCCGCCGCCGCCTTCGACCGCCCCGGCGGAGTGCTCCGGCTCTGGTCCGACACCGCCCCCGCTGCCGTGCGCGCCGCCACCGCCGCCGACCCGGCCGGCTGCTTCAGCACCCAGGGGCACGTGCTGCGGGTACCCGACTTTCTGGCCACGCTGACCACCGAGGCCGTCATCCACCACCTGGACCTGGTGCTCGACCTGCCCGACGCGCCGTCGCCCGGGCCGCTCGCCTGCCGCGTCGCGGTGACCACGGTGGACGGGCTGCTCAGCGACGACGCGGTCCGCCCGAGCGACTGGGACGACGCCGAGTACCTGCTCAAGGCCGCCGGCCGCGAGCCGCTCACCGACCGGGACCGCGCTGCGCTGGGCGAGGCCGCCGGCTGGTTCCCGCTGCTCGGCTGA
- a CDS encoding TFIIB-type zinc ribbon-containing protein produces the protein MQLTCPKCHGDMRQYERSGVVIDQCTECRGIFLDRGELEKLFEAEANWNQQHAAPAPGQPAGHGPAQPGHVAGGYAPPPPPPHQPGYPAVPPPPPHAPAYPPQPAYGHSGHQQQHHGYHGHYKRKKHKSFLDEMFG, from the coding sequence ATGCAGCTCACCTGTCCCAAGTGTCACGGAGACATGCGCCAGTACGAGCGCAGCGGAGTCGTCATCGACCAGTGCACCGAGTGCCGGGGGATCTTCCTCGACCGCGGTGAACTCGAGAAGCTGTTCGAGGCCGAGGCGAACTGGAACCAGCAGCACGCCGCCCCGGCACCCGGGCAGCCCGCGGGCCACGGCCCCGCCCAGCCCGGCCACGTGGCAGGCGGGTACGCCCCGCCTCCGCCGCCGCCGCACCAGCCGGGCTACCCGGCCGTGCCGCCCCCGCCGCCGCACGCGCCGGCCTACCCGCCGCAGCCGGCGTACGGCCACAGCGGGCACCAGCAGCAGCACCACGGCTACCACGGGCACTACAAGCGCAAGAAGCACAAGAGCTTCCTCGACGAGATGTTCGGCTGA
- a CDS encoding phosphoribosyltransferase has product MSSTYRDREDAGRQLAERLAGLVGEPDVIVLGLVRGGVPVARVIADRLGAPLDVLVVRKLGMPWAPEVAFGALGPGGVRVLNDVVAARLGPDDVADVQRREQAELERREARYRAGRPPLDLTGRTAVIVDDGLATGATARAAVQVARHLGARRVVVAVPVGSQEAYEMLAAEADQVICAQRPPEFGAVGAYYEDFHEVSDDEVNEALIATA; this is encoded by the coding sequence ATGAGCAGCACCTACCGCGATCGTGAGGATGCCGGCCGACAGCTCGCCGAACGGCTGGCCGGCCTGGTCGGAGAACCCGACGTCATCGTGCTGGGGCTGGTCCGGGGCGGCGTGCCGGTGGCCCGGGTGATCGCCGACCGGCTCGGCGCGCCCCTGGACGTCCTGGTGGTCCGCAAGCTCGGCATGCCCTGGGCGCCCGAGGTCGCCTTCGGCGCGCTCGGCCCCGGCGGGGTCCGGGTGCTCAACGACGTGGTCGCCGCCCGGCTCGGCCCCGACGACGTCGCCGACGTGCAGCGCCGGGAACAGGCCGAGCTGGAACGCCGGGAGGCCCGGTACCGGGCCGGCCGGCCACCGCTCGATCTCACCGGCCGGACCGCCGTGATCGTCGACGACGGGCTGGCAACCGGCGCGACGGCCCGGGCCGCCGTGCAGGTCGCCCGCCACCTCGGCGCCCGCCGGGTCGTCGTCGCGGTGCCGGTCGGGTCCCAGGAGGCGTACGAGATGCTGGCCGCCGAGGCCGACCAGGTGATCTGCGCCCAGCGCCCGCCGGAGTTCGGCGCGGTCGGCGCCTACTACGAGGACTTCCACGAGGTCTCCGACGACGAGGTCAACGAGGCGCTGATCGCCACCGCCTGA
- a CDS encoding glycosyltransferase 87 family protein, whose translation MTAASRTWRALDSTAGGLALDLGLYAVAAAFAASTAATSTLAPHRAWGSVAAVGYLIAALLVVGQLLLRGRRPGLAGVPTRSAVTALAWATTALLPLVIQSIQRASGRTDRAQEEVVVVEHAGIRLAEQGTPYLGPDVIAALPADERLLGYTPYQPGMALFGLPRAGVDAWWTDSRVWFALVTALALAVAVVALRAAGRPSAGRPHPAAVLRGVQAATVLPICALTLATGGDDLPVLALCLLALACAAAGRPGAAGVAVGLAGALKLFAWPVALVLIFWGATRRAGLRVAVGALGLPVLALVPAVLVDRDALVENVLRFPLGHGLVTSPAQSPFPGHLIASGLPGGRVIAATLLVAAGVAIAVRLLRHPPGTATATALICGYGLLAAILLMPTTRFGYLLYPLALLVWAPALAGQPTTVSPESPTPALSRA comes from the coding sequence GTGACCGCCGCCTCCCGCACCTGGCGCGCCCTGGACTCCACCGCCGGCGGCCTCGCCCTCGACCTCGGCCTCTACGCGGTCGCCGCCGCGTTCGCCGCGAGCACCGCCGCCACCTCCACCCTGGCACCGCACCGGGCCTGGGGGAGCGTCGCCGCCGTCGGCTACCTGATCGCCGCGCTGCTGGTCGTCGGCCAACTCCTGCTCCGAGGCCGCCGCCCTGGGCTGGCCGGGGTGCCGACGCGCTCGGCGGTCACCGCCCTGGCCTGGGCTACCACGGCCCTGCTGCCGCTGGTGATCCAGAGCATCCAGCGGGCGTCGGGGCGTACCGACCGGGCGCAGGAGGAGGTGGTGGTCGTCGAGCACGCCGGCATCCGGCTCGCCGAGCAGGGCACCCCCTACCTGGGGCCCGACGTGATCGCCGCGCTCCCCGCCGACGAACGGCTGCTCGGCTACACGCCGTACCAGCCGGGGATGGCGCTGTTCGGGCTGCCCCGGGCCGGCGTGGACGCCTGGTGGACCGACTCCCGGGTGTGGTTCGCGCTGGTCACCGCGCTGGCGCTGGCCGTCGCGGTGGTCGCGCTGCGCGCCGCCGGCCGCCCCTCGGCCGGCCGCCCCCACCCGGCGGCGGTGCTGCGCGGCGTACAGGCCGCGACCGTGCTGCCGATCTGCGCCCTCACCCTCGCCACCGGCGGCGACGACCTGCCCGTACTCGCGCTCTGCCTGCTGGCGCTGGCGTGCGCGGCCGCCGGCCGGCCCGGCGCGGCCGGCGTGGCGGTCGGGCTCGCCGGCGCGTTGAAGCTCTTCGCCTGGCCGGTCGCCCTGGTCCTGATCTTCTGGGGCGCCACCCGGCGGGCCGGGCTCCGGGTCGCCGTCGGCGCGCTCGGCCTGCCGGTGCTAGCCCTGGTGCCGGCGGTACTGGTCGACCGGGACGCGCTGGTGGAGAACGTGCTGCGGTTCCCGCTCGGCCACGGGCTGGTGACCAGCCCCGCCCAGTCCCCCTTCCCCGGGCACCTGATCGCGAGCGGGCTGCCCGGCGGCCGGGTCATCGCCGCGACCCTGCTCGTCGCCGCCGGCGTGGCGATCGCCGTCCGACTGCTGCGCCACCCGCCCGGCACCGCCACCGCCACCGCGCTGATCTGCGGATACGGCCTGCTGGCGGCGATCCTGCTGATGCCCACCACCCGCTTCGGCTACCTGCTCTACCCGCTCGCCCTGCTCGTCTGGGCGCCCGCGCTGGCCGGACAGCCGACCACCGTTTCGCCGGAGTCGCCGACACCGGCCCTCTCCAGGGCGTAG
- a CDS encoding putative bifunctional diguanylate cyclase/phosphodiesterase — MAVEDAVARPGESKTEAERQLTLHAGLVCVVAAVAVAFSLRQLVHLDLSRDHLTLSLTLVFMAALGVRINWRIRIRATVHAISWSETAIVLGLAVAPAPLVVLTTGVGVATALLSMKPSPLKTAFGVAKSTLLAAGAGVTLHVLGWSETADLRHAIGMVGVAYAVAVVLDEVLTLPVIALATGTQVRRLFRDDLGLRLTSALARFVLIAVTLVILRGDNRLLLAVPPLVLSLHLLYSNRVKARTEQQAWQRLARTTDALNVVDLDKVLTTAVTQAGELFSADEVEIELRDGGRTVRGAVGTIGYDGPAGEPSTVDGSVLPVRLEGHDGTADVGVLRLRFRGPVQLSEREQYTLRTFASALCTAVRNAQAYAELARVAAEHAHAATHDALTGLANRRQLMERGTEQLSTRYAEGVTALVLIDLNHFKEVNDTLGHAAGDQVLMQVADRLRAAAQTEDLVARLGGDEFAVLLRGLPAPAVAAHRAEALIGTLHQPLDVDGMRISVEASGGIAVAPASGGMPELLRRADVAMYQAKRAGQRVSTYSPTRDTADLGRLTLGGELPRAVADHEFTVNFQPIVDLASGEVTGAEALARWHHPTHGMIDPLRFLEAVERSGLLPAFAEAILDQALLAAVSWRAAGFDLPVSVNVSPRSLLDARFPGAVLARLRAHELPPDRLVLELTETLTLSQLDVVDRVLSRLRDSGVRLALDDFGTGYSSLSLLSRIPVHELKIDRSFVTAMEGSAEAAAVIRSTLDLGRSLDLTVVAEGVESEPQRRALWELGCAAGQGHLFARPLPSGSLLAALQRGSGGRPGTLVPPLHDTGAVIRLAPGRRQPGRSRPTGLPHLPA, encoded by the coding sequence GTGGCAGTCGAGGATGCGGTGGCACGACCGGGCGAAAGCAAGACGGAGGCCGAGCGGCAGCTGACGCTGCACGCCGGCCTCGTCTGCGTGGTGGCCGCCGTCGCGGTGGCCTTCTCCCTGCGCCAGCTGGTCCACCTCGATCTCTCCCGTGACCACCTCACGCTGTCGCTCACCCTGGTCTTCATGGCCGCCCTGGGCGTGCGGATCAACTGGCGGATCCGCATCCGCGCGACGGTGCACGCGATCTCCTGGAGTGAGACCGCCATCGTCCTCGGCCTGGCGGTCGCACCGGCGCCGCTGGTGGTGCTGACCACCGGAGTCGGCGTGGCGACCGCGCTGCTGTCGATGAAGCCGTCGCCGTTGAAGACGGCGTTCGGTGTCGCGAAGAGCACCCTGCTGGCCGCCGGCGCCGGCGTCACCCTGCACGTGCTGGGCTGGTCGGAGACGGCCGACCTGCGGCACGCCATCGGCATGGTCGGCGTCGCCTACGCCGTCGCGGTGGTCCTCGACGAGGTGCTCACCCTGCCGGTCATCGCACTGGCCACCGGCACCCAGGTCCGCCGGCTCTTCCGGGACGACCTCGGGCTGCGCCTGACGAGCGCACTGGCCCGCTTCGTCCTGATCGCCGTCACCCTGGTCATCCTCCGGGGCGACAACCGACTCCTGCTGGCGGTGCCGCCGCTGGTCCTCAGCCTCCACCTGCTCTACTCCAACCGGGTCAAGGCCCGCACCGAGCAGCAGGCCTGGCAGCGCCTCGCCCGGACCACCGACGCGCTCAACGTCGTCGACCTGGACAAGGTCCTCACCACCGCGGTCACCCAGGCCGGCGAGCTCTTCTCCGCCGACGAGGTGGAGATCGAGCTGCGCGACGGCGGCCGCACGGTCCGCGGCGCCGTCGGCACCATCGGGTACGACGGACCGGCCGGCGAGCCCAGCACGGTCGACGGTTCCGTGCTGCCGGTCCGGCTGGAGGGGCACGACGGCACCGCCGACGTCGGGGTGCTGCGGCTGCGCTTCCGGGGACCGGTCCAGCTCTCCGAGCGGGAGCAGTACACGCTGCGTACCTTCGCGTCGGCGCTCTGCACCGCGGTCCGCAACGCCCAGGCGTACGCCGAACTGGCCCGGGTGGCCGCCGAACACGCGCACGCCGCCACCCACGACGCGCTGACCGGCCTGGCCAACCGGCGGCAGCTGATGGAGCGCGGCACCGAGCAGCTCAGCACCCGGTACGCCGAGGGGGTGACCGCGCTGGTGCTGATCGACCTCAACCACTTCAAGGAGGTCAACGACACCCTCGGCCACGCCGCCGGCGACCAGGTGCTGATGCAGGTCGCCGACCGGTTGCGCGCCGCCGCGCAGACCGAGGACCTGGTGGCCCGCCTCGGCGGTGACGAGTTCGCCGTACTGCTGCGCGGACTGCCCGCCCCGGCGGTCGCCGCGCACCGGGCGGAGGCGCTGATCGGCACCCTGCACCAGCCGTTGGACGTGGACGGCATGCGGATCAGCGTCGAGGCCAGCGGGGGCATCGCCGTGGCACCGGCCAGCGGGGGCATGCCGGAGCTGCTGCGCCGCGCCGACGTGGCGATGTACCAGGCCAAGCGGGCCGGTCAGCGGGTCTCCACGTACTCGCCGACCCGCGACACCGCCGACCTCGGCCGGCTCACCCTCGGCGGCGAGCTGCCCCGGGCGGTGGCCGACCACGAGTTCACCGTCAACTTCCAGCCCATCGTGGACCTGGCCAGCGGCGAGGTCACCGGCGCGGAGGCGCTGGCCCGCTGGCACCACCCGACCCACGGCATGATCGACCCACTGCGCTTCCTGGAGGCGGTGGAACGCTCCGGCCTGCTCCCCGCGTTCGCCGAGGCGATCCTCGACCAGGCGCTGCTCGCCGCCGTGAGCTGGCGGGCGGCCGGCTTCGACCTGCCGGTCTCGGTCAACGTCTCCCCACGCAGCCTGCTCGACGCCCGGTTCCCCGGCGCGGTGCTGGCCCGGCTGCGCGCCCACGAGCTCCCGCCCGACCGACTGGTCCTGGAGCTGACCGAGACGCTGACACTGAGCCAGCTCGACGTGGTCGACCGGGTGCTCAGCCGGCTGCGCGACTCCGGCGTCCGGCTGGCGCTGGACGACTTCGGCACCGGCTACTCCTCGCTCTCCCTGCTCTCCCGCATCCCGGTGCACGAGCTGAAGATCGACCGCAGCTTCGTCACCGCGATGGAGGGCTCGGCGGAGGCCGCAGCGGTCATCCGCTCGACCCTCGACCTCGGCCGCAGCCTCGACCTCACCGTGGTCGCCGAGGGAGTGGAGAGCGAGCCGCAGCGCCGGGCGCTCTGGGAGCTGGGCTGCGCCGCGGGCCAGGGCCACCTCTTCGCCCGTCCGCTGCCGTCCGGCAGTCTCCTCGCCGCCCTGCAACGCGGCTCGGGCGGCCGGCCCGGCACCCTGGTCCCGCCGCTGCACGACACCGGCGCGGTCATCCGCCTCGCCCCCGGCCGCCGCCAGCCCGGCCGGAGCCGCCCGACGGGTCTGCCACACTTGCCGGCGTGA
- the moaC gene encoding cyclic pyranopterin monophosphate synthase MoaC, with translation MTDPAQLTHVDPAGAARMVDVSAKPVTGRLAVAAGRLRTTAEVVDLLRRDGLPKGDALAVGRLAGIMGAKRTPDLIPLCHPIALHGVTVDLRLTGDTVEITATARTADRTGVEMEALTAVAVAGLALVDMVKAVDPAASVDAVRVLRKEGGKTGEWVRPEDRP, from the coding sequence GTGACCGATCCCGCGCAGCTCACCCACGTCGACCCGGCGGGCGCGGCCCGCATGGTCGACGTCTCCGCCAAGCCGGTCACCGGCCGGCTCGCCGTGGCCGCCGGCCGGTTGCGCACCACCGCCGAGGTGGTCGACCTGCTGCGCCGCGACGGCCTGCCCAAGGGCGACGCGCTGGCGGTCGGTCGGCTCGCCGGCATCATGGGCGCCAAGCGCACCCCCGACCTGATCCCGCTCTGCCATCCGATCGCGCTGCACGGCGTGACGGTCGACCTGCGGCTCACCGGGGACACCGTCGAGATCACCGCCACAGCGCGGACCGCCGACCGGACGGGCGTGGAGATGGAGGCGCTGACCGCCGTGGCCGTGGCCGGGCTGGCCCTGGTCGACATGGTCAAGGCGGTCGACCCGGCCGCCTCCGTCGACGCGGTGCGGGTGCTCCGCAAGGAGGGCGGCAAGACCGGCGAGTGGGTCCGCCCGGAGGATCGGCCGTGA
- a CDS encoding MogA/MoaB family molybdenum cofactor biosynthesis protein has protein sequence MIRARVVVASNRAAAGVYADTSGPLLVAGLRELGCAVDEPVVVPDGEPVGEALRSALADGIDVVLTSGGTGVTPTDRTPDVTRALLDYEIPGIAEAIRAHSRDRVPTSALSRGLAGVAGRMLVVNLPGSTGGARDGLAVLGPILGHTVEQLRGGDH, from the coding sequence GTGATCCGGGCCCGGGTCGTGGTGGCCTCCAACCGCGCCGCCGCCGGCGTCTACGCCGACACCAGCGGCCCCCTGCTCGTCGCGGGCCTGCGTGAGCTGGGCTGTGCCGTCGACGAGCCGGTGGTGGTCCCCGATGGCGAGCCGGTGGGCGAGGCGTTGCGCAGCGCCCTGGCCGACGGGATCGACGTGGTGCTGACCAGCGGCGGCACCGGGGTCACCCCCACCGACCGGACGCCCGACGTGACCCGGGCGCTGCTCGACTACGAGATCCCCGGCATCGCCGAGGCGATCCGGGCGCACAGCCGCGACCGGGTCCCCACCTCCGCGCTGTCGAGAGGGCTGGCCGGGGTGGCCGGCCGGATGCTCGTGGTCAACCTGCCCGGGTCGACCGGCGGCGCGCGGGACGGCCTCGCCGTGCTCGGCCCGATCCTCGGCCACACCGTCGAGCAGCTGCGCGGCGGCGACCACTGA
- a CDS encoding molybdopterin molybdotransferase MoeA has translation MSTEIAAAAAQVAAPPPAGWEEARSRVYAVGLAAALPAVRRPLADADGHTLVEPLTTRTDLPAFPTSSVDGWAVRGEGPWDVVGRVLAGNTPPPLTADGTTVEIATGAMVPEGATAVLRIEESSRTADGRVDGTPRPHPEWREPGEEAYAGEELLPAGTPVDPALIGLAASCGHDQLAVRRQPRAALLVFGDELLTAGPPGAGRVRDALGPAVPAWLRRYGCQVRSSDVVGPVADTLPAHVAALRSALTNADLVCTTGGTMHGPVDHLHPTLEALGADYVVNTVAVRPGFPMLLARLAGADGRVRFVAGLPGNPQSAIVALVSLVAPLLAGLTGRPMPVLPHATLAEPVPGRGDYTHLALVRLDRAAGTAHPLRHVGSAMLRGLAGADGFAVIRPGTTGEAGARVPVVPLPLLPGERSW, from the coding sequence GTGAGCACGGAAATCGCCGCCGCCGCGGCACAGGTGGCGGCGCCGCCGCCGGCCGGTTGGGAGGAGGCCCGCTCCCGGGTGTACGCGGTGGGCCTCGCCGCCGCGCTCCCCGCGGTCCGGCGACCGCTGGCCGACGCCGACGGGCACACCCTCGTCGAGCCGCTGACCACGCGGACCGACCTGCCGGCCTTCCCGACCTCGAGCGTCGACGGCTGGGCGGTGCGCGGCGAGGGCCCCTGGGACGTGGTCGGGCGGGTGCTGGCCGGCAACACCCCGCCCCCGCTGACCGCCGACGGCACCACCGTCGAGATCGCCACCGGCGCGATGGTCCCCGAGGGCGCCACCGCCGTGCTCCGGATCGAGGAGTCGAGCCGTACCGCCGACGGACGGGTGGACGGCACGCCCCGGCCCCACCCGGAGTGGCGGGAGCCGGGCGAGGAGGCGTACGCGGGTGAGGAACTGCTCCCCGCCGGCACCCCGGTCGACCCGGCGCTGATCGGGCTGGCCGCCTCCTGCGGCCACGACCAGCTGGCGGTGCGCCGGCAGCCCCGGGCCGCGCTGCTGGTCTTCGGCGACGAACTGCTGACCGCCGGCCCGCCCGGCGCCGGCCGGGTACGCGACGCGCTCGGCCCGGCCGTGCCGGCCTGGCTGCGCCGGTACGGCTGCCAGGTGCGCTCCTCCGACGTTGTCGGCCCGGTGGCGGACACCCTCCCCGCCCACGTGGCGGCGCTGCGGTCCGCGCTGACCAACGCCGACCTGGTCTGCACCACCGGCGGGACGATGCACGGTCCGGTCGACCACCTGCATCCCACCCTGGAGGCGCTCGGCGCGGACTACGTGGTCAACACCGTGGCGGTCCGGCCCGGCTTCCCGATGCTGCTGGCCCGGCTCGCCGGCGCCGACGGCCGGGTCCGCTTCGTCGCCGGGCTGCCGGGCAACCCGCAGTCCGCGATCGTCGCCCTGGTCTCGCTGGTCGCGCCGCTGCTGGCCGGGCTGACCGGCCGACCGATGCCGGTGCTGCCGCACGCCACGCTCGCCGAGCCGGTGCCCGGTCGGGGCGACTACACGCATCTGGCTCTGGTCCGGCTGGACCGGGCCGCCGGCACCGCCCACCCGCTGCGCCACGTCGGCTCGGCGATGCTGCGCGGGCTGGCCGGCGCCGACGGGTTCGCGGTGATCCGTCCGGGCACCACCGGCGAGGCCGGGGCGCGGGTGCCGGTCGTACCGCTGCCGCTGCTGCCCGGGGAGCGCTCGTGGTGA
- a CDS encoding molybdenum cofactor biosynthesis protein MoaE, with protein MTADPTVAVLAVTDQPLDLAAHEAAVADRRAGAVVSFQGVVRDHDHGRRVTLLEYEGHPSAADVLREVAAEIAAEPEVYAVAVSHRVGRLEIGDVALVAAVSTAHRAAAFEACARLVDEVKARLPIWKRQVFTDGTEEWVNCP; from the coding sequence GTGACCGCCGACCCGACCGTCGCCGTCCTCGCGGTCACCGACCAGCCGCTCGACCTCGCCGCGCACGAGGCCGCGGTCGCCGACCGGCGGGCCGGCGCGGTGGTCTCCTTCCAGGGCGTGGTCCGCGACCACGACCACGGCCGGCGGGTCACCCTGCTGGAGTACGAGGGCCACCCGAGCGCCGCGGACGTGCTGCGCGAGGTCGCCGCCGAGATCGCCGCCGAGCCCGAGGTGTACGCGGTGGCGGTGTCGCACCGGGTCGGCCGGCTGGAGATCGGTGACGTGGCACTGGTGGCCGCGGTCAGCACCGCGCACCGCGCCGCGGCCTTCGAGGCCTGCGCCCGCCTGGTCGACGAGGTCAAGGCGCGCCTGCCGATCTGGAAACGGCAGGTCTTCACCGACGGCACCGAGGAATGGGTCAACTGCCCCTGA
- a CDS encoding glycosyltransferase 87 family protein gives MPAIVGRRLDRLAPVRRATRGIDRRTVVRTGIVAAVAYAAWLAIGAFGRPYNFFDMKIYHGAVVWWASGHELYEFIAPTTTLGFTYPPFAALMMLPMARLPVEAAGWINAAGSIAALALVLAALLRPIVDRLGWPLWFTVGIATSMSVAIEPVRETLGYGQVNVLLFGLIMADLIGLRWRSRRGTHGRPTDGPFVRFLYSGAWAGMGIGLATAVKLTPALFIVYLVITRQWRTAATAVGTTIGVTLGTYALVGTESRAYFGGVLWQTERVGAADMTPNQSLAGLLARLYDSIETPGLLWLSFAVLILAVGLSRAATARADGDELTAFTLVGLTANVISPISWTHHLVWVIPAIVVLADAAVRRHEASRGLAARAGQASSYGGPPGVNGLRPPIWYPTLTGLRHAVAAVGLYLLFLVSPIWPYEHQLPEVSHYQDGLFGALMENSLALALIVLVAALPWRPGAEPAFYTDRLSRATTTARR, from the coding sequence ATGCCGGCGATCGTCGGTAGACGGCTGGACCGCCTCGCCCCAGTCCGTCGCGCAACGCGTGGGATCGATCGTAGGACAGTCGTACGGACCGGCATCGTGGCCGCCGTCGCCTATGCCGCATGGCTCGCCATCGGTGCTTTCGGGCGGCCGTACAACTTCTTCGACATGAAGATCTACCACGGCGCGGTGGTGTGGTGGGCGAGCGGTCACGAGCTGTACGAGTTCATTGCGCCGACCACCACCCTCGGCTTCACCTACCCGCCCTTCGCCGCGCTGATGATGCTGCCGATGGCGCGACTGCCGGTCGAGGCGGCGGGCTGGATCAACGCGGCGGGCAGCATCGCCGCCCTCGCGCTCGTGCTGGCCGCGCTGCTGCGCCCGATCGTGGACCGCCTCGGCTGGCCGCTCTGGTTCACCGTGGGCATCGCGACGTCGATGTCCGTCGCCATCGAACCGGTCCGGGAGACCCTCGGGTACGGCCAGGTCAACGTGCTGCTCTTCGGGCTGATCATGGCCGACCTGATCGGGCTGCGCTGGCGGTCCCGGCGAGGCACCCACGGCCGTCCGACCGACGGCCCGTTCGTGCGCTTCCTCTACAGCGGGGCGTGGGCCGGCATGGGCATCGGCCTGGCCACCGCCGTGAAGCTGACCCCGGCGCTCTTCATCGTCTACCTGGTGATCACCCGGCAGTGGCGGACGGCGGCCACCGCCGTCGGCACCACCATCGGCGTGACGCTGGGGACCTACGCGCTGGTCGGTACGGAGTCGCGGGCCTACTTCGGCGGCGTGCTCTGGCAGACCGAGCGGGTCGGTGCCGCCGACATGACCCCCAACCAGTCGCTGGCCGGCCTGCTCGCCCGGCTGTACGACTCGATCGAGACGCCCGGCCTGCTCTGGCTGTCGTTCGCGGTGCTGATCCTGGCGGTGGGGCTCTCCCGCGCCGCCACCGCCCGGGCCGACGGCGACGAGTTGACCGCGTTCACCCTGGTCGGGCTGACCGCCAACGTGATCAGCCCGATCTCCTGGACGCACCACCTGGTCTGGGTCATCCCGGCGATCGTCGTGCTCGCCGACGCCGCCGTACGCCGTCACGAGGCGAGCCGGGGCCTGGCGGCGCGCGCCGGCCAGGCGTCGTCGTACGGGGGGCCGCCGGGGGTGAACGGGCTGCGTCCGCCGATCTGGTACCCGACGCTGACCGGCCTGCGGCACGCCGTCGCGGCGGTGGGGCTCTACCTGCTCTTCCTCGTCTCGCCCATCTGGCCGTACGAGCACCAACTCCCCGAGGTGTCGCACTACCAGGACGGGCTCTTCGGCGCGCTGATGGAGAACTCCCTCGCGCTGGCGCTGATCGTGCTGGTCGCCGCGCTGCCCTGGCGCCCCGGCGCCGAGCCGGCCTTCTACACCGACCGCCTCTCCCGCGCCACCACCACCGCCCGCCGCTGA
- a CDS encoding DoxX family protein, giving the protein MKPVRSLARVMLSGIFVISGVRNFQHPERLVPAAQPITDRVAPLISNVAPRLPTDTTTLVRANSAVQLAAGLMLATGRFTRPAALVLAGTLVPVTIAGHPFWKNDDPAARNNNQVHFLKNLGLFGGLLLAAADTEGKPGLRWRAGHRIDHSRRSVTRAVRTARREARIAALSASTARRLPG; this is encoded by the coding sequence ATGAAACCCGTGCGCTCCCTCGCCCGCGTCATGTTGAGCGGCATCTTCGTGATCAGCGGGGTCCGCAACTTCCAGCACCCCGAGCGCCTCGTGCCGGCCGCCCAGCCGATCACCGACCGGGTCGCTCCGTTGATCTCGAACGTCGCGCCGCGGCTTCCCACCGACACCACCACACTGGTTCGCGCCAATTCGGCGGTGCAGCTCGCCGCCGGCCTGATGCTGGCCACCGGGAGGTTCACCCGGCCGGCCGCGCTCGTGCTCGCCGGCACGTTGGTGCCGGTCACCATCGCCGGACATCCCTTCTGGAAGAACGACGACCCGGCGGCGCGCAACAACAACCAGGTCCACTTCCTGAAGAACCTCGGGCTCTTCGGCGGCCTGCTGCTCGCCGCCGCCGACACCGAGGGAAAGCCGGGTCTGCGCTGGCGCGCCGGTCATCGCATCGATCACTCTCGACGTTCCGTGACCCGTGCGGTTCGTACCGCCCGTCGGGAAGCGCGGATCGCCGCCCTCTCCGCCTCCACGGCCCGGCGACTTCCGGGCTGA